A section of the Macaca thibetana thibetana isolate TM-01 chromosome 10, ASM2454274v1, whole genome shotgun sequence genome encodes:
- the ADRM1 gene encoding proteasomal ubiquitin receptor ADRM1, whose translation MTTSGALFPSLVPGSRGASNKYLVEFRAGKMSLKGTTVTPDKRKGLVYIQQTDDSLIHFCWKDRTSGNVEDDLIIFPDDCEFKRVPQCPSGRVYVLKFKAGSKRLFFWMQEPKTDQDEEHCRKVNEYLNNPPMPGALGASGSSGHELSALGGEGGLQSLLGNMSHSQLMQLIGPAGLGGLGGLGALTGPGLASLLGSSGPPGSSSSSSSRSQSAAVTPSSTTSSTRATPAPSAPAAASATSPSPAPSSGNGASTAASPTQPIQLSDLQSILATMNVPAGPAGGQQVDLASVLTPEIMAPILANADVQERLLPYLPSGESLPQTAEEIQNTLTSPQFQQALGMFSAALASGQLGPLMCQFGLPAEAVEAANKGDVEAFAKAMQNNAKPEQKEGDTKDKKDEEEDMSLD comes from the exons ATGACGACCTCAGGCGCGCTCTTCCCAAGCCTGGTGCCAGGCTCTCGGGGCGCCTCCAACAAGTACCTGGTGGAGTTTCGGGCGGGAAAGATGTCCCTGAAGGGGACCACCGTGACCCCGGATAAGCGGAAAGGGCTGGTGTACATTCAGCAGACGGACGACTCGCTTATTCACTTCTGCTGGAAGGACAGGACGTCCGGGAACGTGGAAGAC GACTTGATCATCTTCCCTGACGACTGTGAGTTCAAGCGGGTGCCGCAGTGCCCCAGCGGGAGGGTCTACGTGCTGAAGTTCAAGGCAGGGTCCAAGCGGCTTTTCTTCTGGATGCAG GAACCCAAGACAGACCAGGATGAGGAGCACTGCCGGAAAGTCAACGAGTATCTGAACAACCCCCCAATGCCTGGGGCGCTGGGGGCGAGCGGGAGCAGCGGCCACGAGCTCTCTGCACTAGGCG GTGAGGGCGGCCTGCAGAGCCTGCTGGGGAACATGAGCCACAGTCAGCTCATGCAGCTCATCGGACCAGCCGGCCTCGGAGGACTGG GTGGGCTGGGGGCCCTGACTGGACCCGGCCTGGCCAGCTTACTGGGGAGCAGCGGGCCTCCAGGGAGCAGCTCCTCCTCCAG CTCCCGGAGCCAGTCGGCAGCGGTCACCCCGTCATCCACCACCTCTTCCACCCGTGCCACCCCAGCCCCTTCTGCTCCAGCAGCTGCCTCAGCAACTAGCCCGAGCCCTGCGCCCAGTTCCGGGAACGGAGCCAGCACAGCAGCCAGCCCGACCCAGCCCATCCAGCTGAGCGACCTCCAGAGCATCCTGGCCACGATGAATGTACCGGCTGGGCCAGCGGGTGGCCAGCAAG TGGACCTGGCCAGTGTGCTGACGCCAGAGATCATGGCTCCCATCCTCGCCAACGCGGACGTCCAGGAGCGCCTGCTTCCCTACTTGCCATCTGGGGAGTCACTGCCGCAGACTGCGGAAGAGATCCAGAACACCCTGACCTCGCCCCAGTTCCAGCAG GCCCTGGGCATGTTCAGCGCAGCCTTGGCCTCGGGGCAGCTGGGCCCCCTCATGTGCCAGTTCGGTCTGCCTGCGGAGGCCGTGGAGGCCGCCAACAAGGGCG ATGTGGAAGCGTTTGCCAAAGCCATGCAGAACAACGCCAAGCCCGAGCAGAAAGAGGGCGACACAAAGGACAAGAAGGACGAAGAGGAGGACATGAGCCTGGACTGA